In a genomic window of Sulfurimonas denitrificans DSM 1251:
- a CDS encoding gamma carbonic anhydrase family protein codes for MLYPFKDMEPKIGKNSWIAPSADVIGDVECGEDCSIWFGTVVRGDVHYIKIGDRVSIQDLSMVHVTHHKKADRSDGHPTIIGNDVTIGHRVMLHGCTIEDACLIGMSATILDGAVIGKESIVGADALVTKNKVFPPRSLIMGSPAKVVRELSDDEVKELYASASRYVEFKSHYQK; via the coding sequence ATGCTTTACCCTTTTAAAGATATGGAACCAAAGATTGGAAAAAACAGCTGGATAGCACCATCAGCTGATGTTATTGGTGATGTTGAGTGCGGAGAAGATTGCTCTATCTGGTTTGGAACGGTTGTCAGAGGCGATGTTCACTACATAAAGATAGGCGATAGAGTAAGCATACAAGATTTAAGTATGGTGCATGTAACTCATCATAAAAAAGCTGATAGAAGCGATGGTCATCCAACAATAATCGGTAATGATGTAACCATAGGACACCGAGTAATGCTTCACGGTTGTACAATAGAAGACGCTTGTCTTATCGGAATGAGCGCGACCATACTTGACGGCGCAGTTATCGGTAAGGAGTCAATAGTCGGAGCGGATGCACTTGTAACAAAAAACAAAGTTTTTCCTCCTCGCTCACTCATCATGGGAAGCCCTGCAAAAGTTGTAAGAGAGCTAAGTGATGATGAAGTAAAAGAGCTTTACGCTTCTGCTTCAAGATATGTAGAGTTTAAATCTCACTATCAAAAATAG
- a CDS encoding trimeric intracellular cation channel family protein: MPEYFIFADIIGIIAFTISGFLIAIKNNLDILGILIASTLTALGGGIIRDAILSAPPYAFTYIHPALTLIITIFVAYIFKLYKESSIERKWMFVISDTIGLVAFSITGALLAISAEYNFFGIVILSFITAVGGGVTRDIMINEVPTVLISDFYGSIAVIVALLLGTLNFFNAINEFSIITTALFSVALRLIAYKKGWHLPKLN; this comes from the coding sequence ATGCCTGAATACTTTATATTTGCAGATATTATTGGCATCATAGCTTTTACAATAAGCGGTTTTTTAATCGCTATCAAAAACAATCTTGATATCTTAGGCATTCTTATAGCCTCCACGCTCACAGCCCTTGGCGGTGGCATAATTAGAGATGCAATTCTAAGCGCACCACCTTACGCTTTTACATATATCCACCCTGCTCTTACTCTCATAATAACCATTTTTGTAGCTTACATCTTCAAGCTCTATAAAGAGAGTTCAATTGAGAGAAAATGGATGTTTGTCATAAGCGACACTATCGGACTTGTAGCCTTTAGTATCACGGGTGCACTTCTAGCAATTAGTGCTGAGTATAACTTTTTTGGCATAGTAATTTTAAGTTTTATAACCGCAGTTGGAGGTGGAGTTACAAGAGACATTATGATAAATGAAGTCCCAACCGTACTAATTAGTGATTTTTATGGCTCGATAGCTGTAATAGTTGCTCTTCTGCTTGGCACTTTAAACTTTTTTAATGCTATAAATGAGTTCAGCATCATCACAACTGCCCTCTTTAGTGTTGCGTTAAGACTTATCGCATACAAAAAAGGGTGGCATCTGCCAAAACTAAACTAG
- a CDS encoding anaerobic nitric oxide reductase flavorubredoxin yields the protein MGFNIKNNIYLVGNVDWEIEHYQGYKYSTHKGTSYNAYLIKEQKNVLIDTVDAPFTDVFIRNLKNEIDLKMIDYIVINHGEKDHTGALPELMKLIPDTPIYCTKNCEKSLRGQYHQNWNFNIVKTGDKLDLGDKELVFVEMPLLHWPDSMLCYLTKDNILFSNDAFGQHYATSAIYNDLVDQCELHVECLKYYSNILTPYNSKVIKKIEEILAMNLPLDMICPSHGVLWRDNPAQIIELYLKWAEDYQENQITILYDTMWESTTDMAEAIAEGIKKSHSKTVVKLMHLSKKDKNDVISEVFKSKAILIGSPTVNRGILTSIASIFELIKSLGFKNKKAASFGSYGWSGESTKIINAKLLDSGFTLLNDGLQMMWKPDADAIKECITFGEEFSNNLRENSLV from the coding sequence ATGGGTTTTAATATAAAAAACAACATCTATCTTGTTGGTAATGTTGATTGGGAAATAGAGCACTATCAAGGGTATAAATACTCTACGCATAAAGGAACTTCTTATAATGCGTATCTAATAAAAGAGCAAAAAAATGTTTTGATAGATACTGTTGATGCACCTTTTACTGATGTATTTATTAGAAATCTCAAAAATGAGATTGATTTAAAGATGATAGATTATATAGTTATAAATCATGGAGAAAAAGACCATACTGGCGCACTCCCTGAACTTATGAAACTTATACCAGATACTCCAATTTATTGTACTAAAAACTGCGAAAAATCACTCAGAGGGCAATATCATCAAAATTGGAATTTCAATATTGTAAAAACAGGCGACAAGCTTGACTTAGGCGATAAAGAGTTGGTTTTTGTTGAGATGCCACTGCTTCATTGGCCAGATAGTATGCTCTGCTATTTAACAAAAGATAATATCTTGTTTAGTAATGATGCGTTTGGGCAACATTATGCTACCTCTGCTATTTATAATGATTTAGTTGATCAGTGTGAATTACATGTAGAGTGTTTGAAGTATTATTCAAATATTTTAACGCCTTATAACTCTAAAGTTATTAAAAAAATAGAAGAGATTTTAGCTATGAATCTTCCTCTTGATATGATTTGCCCCTCACACGGAGTTCTCTGGAGAGACAATCCCGCTCAGATAATAGAGTTGTATTTAAAATGGGCAGAGGATTATCAAGAGAATCAGATAACAATTTTATATGACACAATGTGGGAATCCACAACTGATATGGCGGAGGCGATAGCAGAGGGAATTAAAAAATCTCATAGCAAAACAGTTGTCAAACTAATGCATCTATCAAAAAAAGATAAAAATGATGTAATCTCTGAAGTCTTCAAATCAAAAGCTATACTTATTGGCTCTCCTACTGTAAACAGGGGAATTTTGACTTCAATCGCTTCAATATTTGAATTGATTAAATCTTTAGGATTTAAAAATAAAAAAGCAGCATCTTTTGGCTCTTATGGCTGGAGTGGAGAATCCACAAAAATTATAAATGCTAAACTGCTTGATAGTGGGTTTACTTTACTCAATGATGGACTTCAAATGATGTGGAAACCAGACGCAGATGCCATCAAAGAGTGTATAACATTTGGAGAAGAGTTTTCAAATAACCTAAGGGAGAACTCTCTAGTTTAG
- the rd gene encoding rubredoxin — protein MKKYICTVCDYVYDPKIGDPDSGVAPGTAFEDIPDDWVCPDCGVAKEDFEVLED, from the coding sequence ATGAAAAAATATATTTGTACAGTATGTGATTATGTGTATGATCCAAAAATTGGTGATCCAGATTCGGGAGTTGCGCCAGGAACAGCGTTTGAAGATATTCCTGATGATTGGGTATGTCCAGATTGCGGAGTTGCAAAAGAGGACTTTGAAGTATTGGAAGATTAA
- a CDS encoding thioredoxin family protein, whose translation MRLSFILMIFASLLFGEHIRWQSDFEKTLIEAKKEQKDILLLVLKRDCKDCKNIFRDIFTDKEVTKRVNDKYISIVVFFEAKDSYPVELFYTQQFPALFFVSRKDELFLNAPLFGAFTKESLLNSL comes from the coding sequence ATGAGGCTTAGTTTTATTTTAATGATTTTTGCATCGCTTCTCTTTGGTGAACATATAAGATGGCAGAGCGATTTTGAAAAAACTTTGATAGAAGCAAAAAAAGAGCAAAAAGATATTTTGCTCTTGGTATTAAAGAGGGATTGCAAAGATTGTAAAAATATCTTTAGAGATATATTTACGGACAAAGAAGTTACAAAGAGAGTAAATGATAAATATATCTCTATTGTAGTTTTTTTTGAAGCTAAAGATAGCTATCCTGTAGAACTTTTTTACACACAGCAGTTTCCAGCGCTCTTTTTTGTCTCAAGAAAAGATGAGCTGTTTTTAAATGCTCCCTTATTTGGAGCCTTCACAAAAGAGAGCCTCTTAAATAGTCTCTAG
- a CDS encoding multiheme c-type cytochrome, with amino-acid sequence MRIVIKILVFVMFISGVLQWKAIDMSWENFRVIQVLHILSSVAILSLLVPFIYRHIRRYYFIKKVNSINGWALFALFVLLIASGFYLFLIGNRGGDMVGELSFNIHLYGSFLLIVLFISHAFFIDKKLIASVGLIFLINPQLSYSAQILSNIEVNSTRSYHSEDWTSSAKCKSCHSEIFKQWSNSNHKHMVGSNPYYMLMETLAGEVEGEGFRKWCMSCHNPSALLNGHDKTTHDMEGNFLRDEIFEKDAEKLSKDFKEQDNFRLEEGVSCVTCHRITDASSKGNASYTVTLERKKYAFEDSKAPLGHWFSEKLINSNPEAHKKSYMDPLYKESKYCASCHDESHPINGIAIVSTFKEWEKSEFNNPKDKSKHKSCIDCHMTNLKDAKLSPLRGTSTDGGVIKEDVKVHYFSGSNHFLAGLKDKKNEEQTIELLKSSAKLDVDVKDNILSVGVTNVGAGHHLPTGVADFRELWLDVDVKDRDGKVVFSSGKLKEDGNIEDGSRLFQKVFGDEEGKRVGLLFWRYKTLLSDTRIPAKERRVESYTLQRDVKYPLSVEVKLNFRIYPQWTTDAVKKVFPTLPNPPVIELMKIKKEFK; translated from the coding sequence ATGAGAATAGTAATAAAAATTTTAGTTTTTGTGATGTTTATCTCAGGAGTGCTTCAATGGAAGGCTATTGATATGTCATGGGAAAATTTTAGAGTTATTCAAGTTTTGCATATTTTAAGCTCAGTAGCTATTTTATCTCTGCTTGTTCCATTTATTTATAGACATATTCGTAGATACTATTTTATAAAAAAGGTAAACAGCATAAATGGTTGGGCACTTTTTGCTCTTTTTGTACTTTTAATTGCAAGCGGATTTTATCTGTTTTTAATAGGAAACAGAGGTGGAGACATGGTTGGAGAGCTCTCTTTTAATATCCACCTTTATGGCTCGTTTTTATTAATAGTTCTGTTTATATCACATGCCTTTTTTATAGATAAAAAGCTCATCGCCTCTGTTGGGCTTATCTTTCTTATAAATCCGCAACTCTCCTATTCTGCGCAGATACTCTCTAATATAGAAGTAAATAGCACGAGAAGTTACCATAGTGAAGATTGGACATCTTCTGCAAAATGTAAATCATGCCATAGTGAAATATTTAAGCAGTGGAGTAACTCTAACCATAAACATATGGTTGGCTCAAATCCATACTACATGTTAATGGAGACTTTAGCTGGAGAAGTCGAGGGTGAGGGTTTTCGTAAATGGTGTATGAGTTGTCATAACCCCAGCGCTCTCTTAAACGGGCATGACAAAACTACTCACGACATGGAGGGAAACTTCTTACGTGATGAGATTTTTGAAAAAGATGCAGAAAAACTGAGTAAAGATTTTAAAGAGCAAGACAACTTTAGGCTTGAAGAGGGTGTTTCATGTGTTACATGTCATAGAATTACAGATGCAAGCAGTAAGGGAAATGCCTCTTATACAGTTACGCTTGAGCGAAAAAAATATGCATTTGAAGATAGCAAGGCACCACTTGGACACTGGTTTAGCGAGAAACTTATCAACTCAAATCCAGAGGCGCATAAAAAAAGTTATATGGATCCACTCTATAAAGAGAGTAAGTATTGTGCCTCTTGCCATGATGAGTCTCATCCAATAAATGGCATTGCAATTGTGTCAACATTTAAAGAGTGGGAAAAATCTGAGTTTAACAACCCAAAAGATAAGAGTAAACATAAGAGTTGTATAGATTGTCACATGACAAATTTAAAAGATGCCAAACTCTCACCGTTGAGGGGAACTTCAACTGATGGCGGTGTTATAAAAGAGGATGTAAAAGTTCACTACTTTAGTGGCTCAAACCACTTTTTAGCGGGGCTAAAAGATAAGAAAAATGAGGAACAGACAATTGAACTGCTTAAGAGTTCTGCAAAACTTGATGTTGATGTGAAAGATAATATCTTAAGTGTTGGAGTTACAAATGTAGGCGCAGGGCATCATCTGCCAACAGGTGTTGCAGATTTTAGAGAACTCTGGCTTGATGTTGATGTAAAAGATAGAGATGGCAAAGTTGTATTCTCAAGCGGAAAACTAAAAGAGGATGGAAATATTGAAGATGGAAGCAGACTCTTTCAAAAAGTTTTTGGAGATGAAGAAGGCAAGAGAGTCGGACTTCTTTTTTGGAGATATAAAACACTTCTAAGTGACACTAGAATACCAGCTAAAGAGAGAAGAGTTGAGAGTTACACTCTGCAAAGAGATGTTAAATATCCTCTTAGTGTTGAGGTAAAACTAAACTTTAGAATTTACCCTCAGTGGACTACTGATGCTGTTAAAAAAGTTTTCCCCACACTTCCAAACCCGCCTGTGATAGAGCTTATGAAGATAAAAAAAGAGTTTAAATGA
- a CDS encoding cytochrome-c peroxidase — MKRLLFYTLIIAIMVLSVILSIAYLTPPKVIPQYSDDKLRELALFKGLKSTPNTYEKLLELVDDASNPMSASKIVLGEKLFFDVNLSKNRQTSCSTCHSFDRDLKNRGAMSKMINSPKEQTNNCVACHLRDQSGVDRFTFSQGDNQEPHPNLLNTQSILNTAFSKHFTWSGEVSSLRQQSENSFLAYHKMNITADELVLRVGKSEKYRAMFSTAFQDDITFENINKAIEVYVKTLVTRGAYDRFLDGDNSAISSDAKRGLANFIGFGCKGCHSDISLGGQSIQRFPLRDFAQVYDLKPNFELFPEFKRFDGEFPFENSGGFLGKNKEHLFRVPILRNVTKTSPYFHNGAVPKIREAVNVMAKHQLGRHLTLEQIDEIVAFLRTLEGDIIEYEIRENR; from the coding sequence ATGAAAAGGTTACTCTTTTATACACTTATAATTGCTATTATGGTTCTAAGTGTGATTTTATCCATCGCTTATTTGACACCTCCAAAAGTGATACCACAATATAGTGATGATAAATTAAGAGAGTTAGCGCTATTTAAAGGTCTAAAATCTACCCCAAATACCTATGAAAAACTTTTAGAACTTGTTGATGACGCATCAAATCCTATGAGCGCTTCAAAAATAGTACTTGGAGAGAAGCTCTTTTTTGATGTTAATTTATCAAAAAATAGACAAACAAGCTGTTCTACATGTCACTCTTTTGATAGAGATCTAAAAAATAGAGGTGCAATGTCAAAGATGATAAATTCACCTAAAGAGCAGACGAATAACTGCGTTGCATGTCATCTAAGAGATCAAAGCGGAGTCGATAGATTTACCTTCTCTCAAGGGGATAATCAAGAGCCACACCCAAATCTTTTAAATACGCAGAGTATTTTAAATACGGCTTTTTCAAAACATTTTACATGGAGTGGCGAGGTAAGTAGTTTAAGGCAGCAGAGCGAAAACTCTTTTTTAGCATATCACAAGATGAATATAACAGCGGATGAACTGGTGTTAAGAGTTGGTAAAAGTGAAAAATACAGAGCGATGTTTAGCACTGCTTTTCAAGACGATATAACATTTGAAAATATCAACAAAGCCATTGAGGTTTATGTAAAAACTCTAGTAACTAGAGGTGCGTATGACAGATTTTTGGATGGCGATAACTCTGCTATAAGCAGTGACGCAAAAAGAGGTTTGGCAAACTTCATCGGTTTTGGCTGCAAAGGGTGTCATAGTGATATTTCGCTTGGCGGACAGAGTATTCAGAGATTTCCGCTTAGAGATTTTGCACAAGTTTATGACTTAAAACCAAACTTTGAACTTTTTCCAGAGTTTAAAAGGTTTGATGGCGAGTTTCCATTTGAGAATAGTGGTGGATTTTTAGGCAAAAACAAAGAGCATCTCTTTCGTGTTCCAATTTTGAGAAATGTTACTAAAACATCCCCTTATTTTCATAACGGAGCAGTACCAAAGATAAGAGAGGCGGTAAATGTTATGGCAAAGCATCAGCTAGGACGACATTTAACTCTTGAGCAGATTGATGAGATAGTTGCATTTTTAAGAACGCTAGAGGGCGATATTATAGAGTATGAGATAAGAGAGAACAGATGA
- a CDS encoding SDR family oxidoreductase yields the protein MSKVVLITGATSGMGELSAKLLADSGYIVYAGSRDTGATGSSAGNIKNIYIDVTKTSTIKDAVATIIKNEGKIDVLVNNAGYGLLATLEDGTDEEIFNQFDVNVFGVIKTTREVLPYMREAKSGVIINLSSFLGKMGLPLLSHYNASKYAVEGITDSLRFETLPFGIRVHSVEAGLFGTNFVKKGLVANAQTTSENSPYKEIVSHFVPIVAKAINEGPSAQPIADAIKMIIEDENAPIAVPVGAEAVTFVPLRKELSDEAFESKIKTTFGI from the coding sequence ATGTCAAAAGTAGTTTTAATAACAGGTGCTACATCTGGTATGGGTGAGCTTAGCGCTAAGCTTTTAGCTGATAGCGGATATATAGTTTATGCAGGTTCAAGAGATACAGGTGCAACAGGAAGTAGTGCGGGTAATATAAAAAATATTTATATAGATGTTACAAAAACGTCAACTATCAAAGATGCGGTTGCAACTATTATAAAAAATGAGGGAAAGATTGATGTTCTTGTCAATAATGCTGGGTATGGGCTCTTAGCAACTCTTGAAGATGGAACTGATGAGGAGATTTTTAATCAGTTTGATGTAAACGTTTTTGGAGTTATTAAAACCACAAGAGAAGTTCTTCCTTACATGAGAGAAGCAAAGAGCGGAGTTATTATCAACCTTAGCTCATTTTTAGGCAAAATGGGGCTTCCTCTGCTTTCACACTATAATGCTTCAAAGTACGCTGTTGAAGGGATTACAGATTCACTTAGATTCGAGACATTGCCTTTTGGAATCAGAGTTCACTCTGTTGAAGCTGGGCTTTTTGGTACAAACTTTGTAAAAAAAGGTTTAGTTGCAAATGCACAAACAACGTCTGAGAACTCTCCATATAAAGAGATAGTATCCCATTTTGTGCCAATAGTTGCAAAGGCTATAAATGAAGGACCCTCAGCGCAGCCAATTGCAGATGCCATAAAGATGATTATAGAAGATGAAAATGCTCCTATTGCTGTGCCAGTAGGTGCTGAAGCTGTGACATTTGTTCCACTTAGAAAAGAGTTAAGTGATGAAGCTTTTGAGAGCAAGATAAAAACTACTTTTGGAATTTAG
- a CDS encoding DUF262 domain-containing protein, which translates to MALQLNAEQKYILKIFGDKTKYIIPPYQRAYTWTESECEELFEDLKTAFQKNKSEGYFIGNLVLATSARDEFEVIDGQQRLTTLIMLLKVLWAFDAKNRKLKNTIWILDDRTDAIIEQRVITNIFIERDSLSFNEVLDENYQYEKPQNKKDKFKTNIYFFYEKIKDFIDQDGNDIKDFIDFILYDVSLLPIFTEAENTAKAREKALKIFETMNNRGMPLDDSDIFKSNLYYMANRHNEQDTFVELWKSFDERCEAIDDKLKLRAFKIYSYMTRGEQGIKSSEIGLRDFFEKTEYSPFKKKTYREILDDLNRIVDSVEYFEETKQQSDNELAKWFQLIDLYTNAYPKDTVIVYLVKNNLNVGSDNTTKFAKSLVRQSYAKGSTTYIKHDMYDLVIKIMHEKWEVFYDKNYTCPYGFGRLYRGFELLEKYLDSNQLSVYPYKLKRRMYDMPGKATRELYERFFRGEQ; encoded by the coding sequence ATGGCTTTACAACTCAATGCAGAACAAAAATATATATTAAAAATTTTTGGAGATAAAACCAAATATATAATTCCTCCATATCAAAGGGCCTATACTTGGACTGAAAGTGAATGTGAAGAACTTTTTGAGGATTTAAAAACCGCTTTTCAAAAAAATAAATCAGAAGGCTATTTTATTGGCAATCTTGTACTTGCAACATCTGCCAGAGATGAATTTGAGGTTATAGATGGGCAGCAACGTTTAACCACATTGATTATGCTTTTAAAAGTTTTATGGGCATTTGATGCAAAAAATAGAAAGCTCAAAAATACCATTTGGATATTAGATGATAGAACAGATGCAATCATAGAACAAAGAGTCATAACAAATATTTTTATTGAACGGGATTCCCTATCATTCAATGAAGTTTTAGACGAAAATTATCAATATGAAAAACCACAAAATAAAAAAGATAAATTTAAAACAAATATCTATTTTTTCTATGAAAAGATTAAAGATTTTATTGATCAAGATGGAAATGATATAAAAGATTTTATAGATTTTATTCTTTATGATGTTTCGTTACTCCCTATTTTCACAGAAGCTGAAAATACTGCTAAAGCCAGAGAAAAAGCGCTGAAGATTTTTGAGACAATGAATAACAGGGGAATGCCACTTGATGATAGTGATATTTTTAAATCAAACCTCTATTATATGGCTAACAGGCATAATGAGCAGGATACTTTTGTTGAACTCTGGAAATCCTTTGATGAGCGATGTGAAGCAATAGATGATAAACTAAAACTTAGAGCTTTTAAGATTTATTCTTATATGACTAGAGGAGAACAAGGGATAAAGAGCTCTGAGATAGGCCTGAGAGATTTTTTTGAAAAAACGGAATACTCACCATTTAAAAAAAAGACATATAGAGAAATTTTAGATGATTTAAATCGTATTGTAGATTCCGTTGAATATTTTGAAGAAACAAAACAACAATCTGATAATGAACTTGCTAAATGGTTTCAACTTATAGACTTGTACACCAACGCTTATCCAAAAGATACAGTCATAGTTTATTTGGTCAAAAATAATTTAAATGTAGGTAGTGACAATACTACAAAATTTGCCAAATCACTTGTGAGACAATCGTATGCAAAAGGCTCTACAACATATATCAAACATGACATGTATGACCTTGTTATTAAAATAATGCACGAAAAATGGGAAGTTTTTTACGATAAAAACTATACTTGTCCTTATGGTTTTGGTAGGCTATATAGAGGGTTTGAGCTTTTAGAAAAGTATTTAGATTCAAATCAACTTTCAGTATATCCTTATAAATTAAAACGCAGAATGTATGACATGCCAGGAAAAGCCACCCGTGAACTTTATGAACGGTTTTTTAGAGGTGAGCAGTGA
- a CDS encoding heteromeric transposase endonuclease subunit TnsA: MSVRKIKKSYISCVGYFKSYKNNKQLAFESILERDFFMLLEFNKDVVSFEEQPLKINYKLKAKNTRYTPDVLVIYKDGSKKIFEVKYQSDIDSDTKLQHKISVLKEEIARQMSLPFETFTDAQIDQIYFKNCVFLYKNAFISESQTMTNKVLENINKLSEPISIKSFLELLSTNQTEQLQTLPYLWHKIFKEPSLINMHTKITMSSLILKGKIHE; this comes from the coding sequence ATGAGTGTCAGAAAAATAAAGAAGAGCTACATCTCTTGTGTCGGATATTTTAAAAGCTATAAGAACAACAAGCAATTAGCTTTTGAATCTATTTTGGAAAGAGATTTTTTTATGCTGTTAGAATTTAATAAGGATGTTGTTTCGTTTGAAGAACAACCACTGAAAATCAATTACAAGCTAAAAGCAAAAAACACAAGATATACCCCTGATGTACTAGTGATATATAAGGATGGCTCTAAAAAAATCTTTGAAGTTAAATACCAAAGTGATATAGATTCCGATACAAAACTACAACATAAGATATCTGTTTTAAAAGAAGAAATAGCCCGACAAATGTCACTTCCTTTTGAAACATTCACAGACGCACAAATAGACCAAATATATTTCAAAAACTGTGTTTTTCTCTATAAAAATGCTTTTATCTCTGAAAGTCAAACTATGACCAATAAAGTACTAGAGAATATCAATAAGCTTTCTGAGCCCATTTCTATCAAATCATTTTTAGAACTTTTATCAACCAATCAAACTGAACAATTGCAAACACTTCCCTATCTTTGGCATAAGATATTTAAGGAACCTTCTCTGATAAACATGCACACAAAGATTACTATGTCTTCTCTTATACTTAAAGGAAAAATTCATGAGTAA